From the genome of Vicia villosa cultivar HV-30 ecotype Madison, WI linkage group LG2, Vvil1.0, whole genome shotgun sequence, one region includes:
- the LOC131650425 gene encoding uncharacterized protein LOC131650425 — MGSSRGRGRPPKKVTQSTGTKHGDGSTTPVTTSPVTAAIPEEHGTVITESNLDKQVTDSDGKGKSKDEPRVEEQMKTKPIGDQNKLWVDVISGNRQTTNGKQLQFVAPKIKEGIFEVEIEEKDVEAEIRFWENSLIMYVIGTNLSMNAMKNYMSRMWNFVALPDMFYNDEGYFILKFKNGDDRDKVLMKGPYTFQNKPVILLEWRHDFTMAKDMLRSIPIWIKLPGLPLPMWGAQSLGKIGSVVGIPDRPPISSCFYVLINGKTFHPVCLSITGTGHISSQGKVIFGKPECPAEKLRVSYARLLVEVDVTQKLCEEIPIRDHEGRVRKQKVEYEWRPQYCERCQKIGHVCSTDKKPPIKVWQAKTTKVDEVNEVSDSVIGDKGLEKEDSTQEEKEIMDKGTWTEIRRRKEDGKKVTCDNSVETRVKQDKAENIRKKIGGQWNYLDNYNKHANGRVWIMWDNNKLTAIYADNKLERRRNLWKDIEKINSTQQGPWCLMGDYNNVLHTDDRIGGKEVHEGEFCDLANMMTKCGLVDLDKIGDKYTWSNKHVSGTIYSCIDRALANKEWFHQRMQWELHVLEPNISDHAMLCLRNRQQDSKPKRLFKFLNKVTDVPEYREHVERNWNRRGRNDSHVKLWDKLLRLQPIIKKLSKPFRGINMQIERARRELEDVQKSIVQDRGNKDLTKEEKDKTDKLMELLAIEE, encoded by the exons atgggaAGCTCTCGTGGAAGGGGTAGACCGCCGAAGAAGGTGACTCAATCGACGGGAACGAAACATGGAGATGGCTCAACTACGCCGGTAACAACCTCGCCGGTGACTGCAGCAATACCAGAAGAACATGGGACGGTGATTACTGAATCGAATCTTGATAAGCAAGTGACGGATAGTGACGGAAAAGGGAAAAGCAAAGATGAACCTAGGGTGGAAGAACAGATGAAGACGAAACCTATTGGGGATCAGAACAAGCTTTGGGTTGATGTTATCAGTGGCAATAGGCAAACAACAAATGGAAAGCAACTTCAATTTGTTGCTCCAAAGATAAAGGAGGGAATTTTTGAAGttgaaattgaagaaaaagatGTGGAAGCGGAAATTAGGTTTTGGGAGAACTCGTTGATCATGTATGTGATTGGTACCAATTTGAGCATGAATGCGATGAAGAATTACATGAGTCGTATGTGGAACTTTGTTGCGCTGCCTGACATGTTCTACAATGATGAAGGCTATTTCATACTCAAATTCAAGAATGGTGATGATAGAGATAAAGTTCTGATGAAAGGTCCATACACATTTCAGAACAAACCAGTGATTCTTTTGGAATGGAGGCATGATTTTACCATGGCAAAGGATATGCTCAGATCGATCCCAATTTGGATTAAACTACCAGGTCTTCCTCTACCTATGTGGGGTGCTCAAAGTTTAGGGAAGATTGGAAGTGTTGTGGGAATAcctgatcggccaccaatttcatctTGTTTCTATGTTCTAATCAATGGAAAAACATTTCATCCGGTG TGTTTAAGTATTACAGGAACAGGGCATATTTCAAGTCAAGGAAAGGTGATTTTTGGCAAGCcagag TGCCCAGCAGAGAAACTTCGTGTGAGTTATGCTAGGCTTCTGGTGGAGGTGGATGTCACGCAGAAATTGTGTGAAGAAATTCCCATCAGAGACCATGAAGGGAGAGTaagaaaacagaaggttgaataTGAATGGAGGCCTCAGTATTGTGAAAGATGCCAAAAAATAGGCCATGTATGCTCCACTGATAAGAAACCTCCTATCAAAGTATGGCAAGCTAAGACAACAAAGGTAGATGAGGTGAATGAAGTTAGTGACTCTGTGATTGGTGATAAGGGATTAGAGAAGGAAGATAGCACTCAGGAGGAGAAAGAGATAATGGATAAAGGTACATGGACAGAGATTAGGCGGAGGAAAGAAGATGGGAAGAAAGTCACATGTGATAACTCAG TTGAAACTAGAGTAAAACAAGATAAAGCTGAGAATATTAGGAAGAAGATAGGAGGCCAATGGAATTACCTTGATAACTATAATAAGCATGCTAATGGTAGGGTGTGGATTATGTGGGATAATAATAAG CTTACTGCCATTTATGCTGATAATAAACTGGAAAGAAGAAGGAATTTGTGGAAGGATATAGAGAAGATCAACAGCACTCAGCAAGGTCCTTGGTGCCTCATGGGTGACTATAATAATGTTCTTCATACTGATGATAGAATTGGAGGGAAAGAGGTCCATGAAGGTGAGTTTTGTGACTTGGCTAATATGATGACTAAATGTGGTTTAGTTGATCTGGATAAGATAGGAGATAAGTACACCTGGAGTAACAAGCATGTAAGTGGAACCATTTACTCTTGCATTGATAGGGCCTTAGCTAATAAGGAGTGGTTTCATCAAAGGATGCAGTGGGAATTGCATGTGCTGGAGCCCAATATTTCTGACCATGCTATGTTGTGTCTCAGGAACAGGCAGCAGGATAGCAAGCCTAAGAGGCTTTTTAAGTTTCTTAACAAGGTGACTGATGTGCCTGAGTACAGAGAGCATGTGGAGAGGAACTGGAATAGGAGAGGGAGGAATGATTCTCATGTCAAGTTGTGGGATAAATTGTTAAGGCTGCAGCCTATAATAAAGAAGTTAAGCAAGCCTTTCAGAGGCATCAACATGCAGATTGAGAGAGCCAGGAGAGAGCTGGAAGATGTGCAGAAGAGCATTGTGCAAGATAGAGGGAATAAGGATCTGACTAAGGAGGAGAAGGATAAAACTGATAAACTGATGGAGCTTCTTGCCATAGAAGAATAA
- the LOC131650426 gene encoding uncharacterized protein LOC131650426 has protein sequence MDLPRRFINWIMLAVTTVSYQFNINGTLSRRVQAKKGLRQGDPISPLLFVIVMEYLHRMLDDLKQDADFRYHSKCKNIGLIDLSFADDLLLFSRGDVNSVQSLMKKFQKFSRATGLVVNPAKCKLFCSGLDNIHEKELVDITGFCTGTLPVKCLGIPLESKRLSARNCTHLAEKIGRRINHWSAHMLSYAGRIQLIRSVLFSTANYWLQCLPLPKGVIQRVDSMCRNFLWSGKGEYSRKAPVAWSKICEPKNLGGLNVIDLSRWSKACMSKLLWDLCRERDSLWFRWVHTYYIKGANVMEVQLKPSCSWMLKAILNQREEVSQMAVWNKMLTENKFCKRKIYKQLLSNMQDVPWKKLFFDNEARPRAGFTLWMACLDRLATKARLMKFGILDNDRCSMCSDREDLNHLFFVCNRTRSVWQEILLWLHEDHVPGNWECEMKWMVDRCKHKGWKTTLLKTAFAETFHAYWLYRNSLIFKSDDIYRNTHRNISKDIIDKIVQRVWNKPKLRGKLVPFLL, from the coding sequence ATGGATTTACCTAGGAGATTTATCAACTGGATCATGTTGGCTGTCACCACTGTGAGCTATCAATTCAATATAAATGGGACCTTATCTAGAAGAGTCCAAGCTAAGAAGGGATTAAGACAGGGAGATCCCATTTCTCCCCTCTTATTTGTTATTGTGATGGAATATCTTCATAGGATGCTTGATGATCTGAAACAAGATGCTGACTTCAGGTATCATAGCAAATGCAAAAATATAGGTCTGATTGATTTGAGTTTTGCAGATGACCTATTGCTTTTCTCTAGGGGTGATGTGAATTCTGTTCAGAGTCTTATGAAGAAATTTCAGAAGTTCTCTAGGGCAACAGGGCTGGTTGTTAACCCTGCTAAATGTAAGTTGTTTTGCAGTGGTTTAGACAACATTCATGAGAAGGAATTGGTAGATATCACTGGTTTTTGTACTGGTACTTTGCCTGTTAAATGTCTGGGGATTCCTCTGGAGAGCAAGAGATTATCTGCTAGAAATTGTACCCATCTGGCTGAGAAGATTGGTAGAAGAATAAATCACTGGTCTGCACATATGTTGAGTTATGCTGGGAGGATTCAATTGATTAGAAGTGTTCTCTTTAGCACTGCAAATTACTGGCTTCAATGCTTGCCTCTTCCTAAAGGTGTCATTCAGAGGGTAGATAGCATGTGCAGAAATTTCTTGTGGTCTGGAAAAGGAGAATATTCTAGAAAAGCCCCTGTTGCTTGGAGTAAAATTTGTGAGCCCAAAAACCTTGGAGGGCTGAATGTCATTGATTTGAGTAGATGGAGCAAGGCTTGCATGAGTAAGCTTCTGTGGGATTTATGCAGAGAAAGAGATAGTTTGTGGTTTAGGTGGGTTCATACCTACTACATAAAAGGAGCAAATGTTATGGAGGTGCAGCTGAAGCCTAGTTGCTCGTGGATGCTAAAAGCTATACTCAACCAAAGAGAAGAAGTGAGTCAAATGGCTGTTTGGAACAAGATGTTGACTGAGAATAAATTCTGCAAGAGGAAGATATACAAACAGCTACTCAGCAATATGCAAGATGTGCCTtggaaaaaattgttctttgacAATGAGGCAAGGCCTAGAGCAGGATTCACTTTGTGGATGGCTTGCCTAGATCGACTTGCAACCAAAGCTAGGCTCATGAAATTTGGCATTTTAGACAATGATCGATGCAGTATGTGTTCTGATAGGGAAGATTTGAATCATCTTTTCTTTGTGTGTAACAGGACCAGGAGTGTATGGCAAGAGATTCTGTTATGGCTCCATGAAGATCATGTTCCAGGCAATTGGGAATGTGAGATGAAGTGGATGGTGGATCGATGTAAACACAAAGGCTGGAAAACGACCTTGCTGAAAACAGCATTTGCAGAGACTTTTCATGCTTATTGGTTGTATAGAAATAGCTTGATTTTTAAGAGTGATGATATATATAGGAATACTCATAGAAATATCTCTAAAGATATCATAGATAAAATAGTACAAAGAGTATGGAATAAACCTAAGCTTAGAGGGAAACTTGTTCCTTTCCTTCTTTGA